Proteins encoded within one genomic window of Aerosakkonema funiforme FACHB-1375:
- a CDS encoding aspartate ammonia-lyase → MTEPTGSAYRIEKDSMGERQIPADAYYGIQTLRATENFPISGIKPLPTYVDACILIKKATALANGELDCIPKDISQAIVQAADEVLSGKFRDQFVVDVYQAGAGTSHHMNVNEVLANRALELLGDEKGNYKRVSPNDHVNYGQSTNDVIPTAIRIGGLLALERTLFPALSDAIAALDNKAEEFQDIVKSGRTHLQDAVPVRLGESFRAWAQILTEHLIRIETASGDLTLLGLGGSAAGTGLNTHPQYRYKVAEILGKLIDKPLQPAPHMMAAMQSMAPFVCVSGALRNLAQDCVKMSHDLRLMDSGPKTGLKEIQLPPVQPGSSIMPGKYNPVMAEMTSMVCFQVMGYDGAIALAAQAGQLELNVMMPLIAYNLIHSIEILGNALSALTRQCLEGISANRDRCSYYAEGSLALVTALNPYIGYLNAAAVAKESLATGKTLREIVLEKNLMSEGELAKVLDLEKMSAMPTET, encoded by the coding sequence ATGACCGAACCAACAGGCTCTGCTTATCGTATAGAAAAGGATTCTATGGGAGAACGGCAAATTCCTGCCGACGCCTACTATGGAATTCAAACCCTGCGGGCAACCGAAAATTTCCCGATCAGCGGCATAAAACCTTTACCCACCTACGTGGATGCCTGTATTCTGATTAAGAAGGCGACAGCTTTAGCCAACGGAGAACTCGACTGCATACCTAAAGACATAAGTCAAGCGATCGTACAGGCAGCTGATGAAGTCCTTAGCGGTAAATTCCGAGATCAGTTTGTTGTAGATGTATATCAAGCTGGTGCGGGAACATCGCACCATATGAATGTCAATGAAGTACTGGCAAATCGGGCGCTGGAACTGCTAGGCGATGAAAAAGGGAATTACAAGCGCGTCAGCCCTAACGATCATGTAAATTACGGACAGTCTACCAATGATGTGATTCCCACTGCGATTCGGATTGGTGGTTTGCTGGCTTTGGAAAGAACTTTGTTTCCAGCATTATCGGATGCGATCGCCGCATTAGACAACAAAGCAGAAGAATTTCAAGATATCGTCAAATCCGGCAGAACCCATCTACAAGATGCCGTACCGGTGCGGCTGGGGGAAAGCTTCCGCGCTTGGGCCCAGATTTTGACGGAACACTTAATCAGGATAGAAACGGCTTCTGGAGACCTAACTTTACTGGGTTTGGGCGGTTCTGCGGCGGGAACTGGCTTGAATACTCATCCCCAGTACCGCTACAAAGTGGCAGAAATTCTCGGAAAGCTAATCGACAAACCCCTGCAACCCGCACCCCATATGATGGCGGCGATGCAGAGTATGGCACCGTTTGTCTGTGTTTCCGGCGCTTTGCGTAACCTAGCTCAAGATTGCGTGAAAATGTCCCACGATTTGCGGTTGATGGATTCTGGGCCGAAAACTGGGCTGAAGGAAATTCAATTACCGCCAGTACAGCCGGGATCTTCGATTATGCCAGGAAAGTACAATCCGGTGATGGCGGAGATGACTTCGATGGTGTGTTTTCAGGTGATGGGTTACGATGGCGCGATCGCACTTGCCGCTCAAGCAGGACAATTAGAATTGAATGTGATGATGCCGCTCATCGCTTATAACCTCATTCACAGTATTGAAATTCTGGGTAATGCTTTGTCTGCTTTGACTCGCCAGTGTTTGGAGGGAATTAGTGCGAATCGCGATCGCTGTTCGTACTATGCTGAAGGTAGCTTAGCTCTCGTCACCGCTCTCAATCCCTACATCGGCTATCTTAATGCAGCAGCAGTTGCAAAAGAATCTCTGGCAACTGGCAAAACTCTGCGGGAAATTGTCTTAGAAAAAAATCTGATGAGTGAAGGAGAATTAGCGAAAGTTTTGGATTTGGAAAAAATGAGCGCGATGCCAACAGAAACTTAA
- a CDS encoding tetratricopeptide repeat protein, translating into MTDSMSHTANLEAEFFFHHGLRLSEVKKYEEAVANFDTALKFQPDYHNALCQRGLALGNLGRHEEALSSFDKALAIKQDTAWVWHNRGIALGKLGRYEDAINSFDRALEFNPDAANSWHNRGITFSDWGNFEKAVVSFDRTVKLQPDAYWAWYNRGIALGKLGRYEEALNSFDRSIEFKPEAFNAWYNRGITLRDWGCYEKAVASFNKVLEIKPDYNQAWYNRGVVLWKLGRYEEAIASFDKTFEFQPNDYLAWYNRGIALRQVGRLEEAIASYDKALEFKPDEHRAWYNKACCYSQQGHIELAIQSLEQAINLNPELYSEMAQKDSDFAAIRSDERFQALIK; encoded by the coding sequence ATGACAGATTCTATGAGCCATACTGCTAATCTTGAAGCCGAATTCTTTTTCCATCATGGATTGCGCCTGAGCGAGGTTAAAAAATATGAAGAAGCCGTCGCCAATTTTGACACCGCCCTCAAGTTTCAACCAGATTATCATAACGCGCTCTGCCAGAGGGGTTTAGCGCTAGGCAACTTGGGTCGCCACGAGGAAGCACTCTCAAGCTTTGATAAAGCGCTGGCAATTAAACAGGACACAGCCTGGGTTTGGCACAATCGCGGCATTGCGCTGGGTAAATTGGGTCGCTACGAAGATGCGATTAATAGTTTCGACCGAGCGCTGGAGTTCAATCCCGATGCTGCTAATTCTTGGCACAATCGGGGTATTACCTTCAGTGACTGGGGGAATTTTGAAAAAGCAGTTGTCAGTTTCGATCGTACCGTTAAACTGCAACCCGATGCCTACTGGGCATGGTACAACCGAGGTATTGCGCTGGGTAAGTTAGGTCGCTACGAAGAAGCGCTCAACAGCTTCGATCGCTCCATCGAATTTAAGCCAGAAGCTTTCAATGCTTGGTACAACCGAGGCATTACCCTCAGAGACTGGGGTTGCTATGAAAAGGCAGTTGCCAGTTTTAATAAAGTTCTGGAAATCAAACCGGATTACAATCAAGCTTGGTATAATAGAGGCGTTGTCCTGTGGAAACTAGGTCGCTACGAAGAAGCGATCGCATCTTTTGACAAAACTTTTGAATTCCAACCCAACGACTACTTGGCTTGGTACAACCGAGGTATAGCCCTGCGCCAGGTGGGTCGCCTAGAAGAAGCGATCGCCAGTTATGATAAAGCCCTAGAATTCAAGCCTGACGAACATAGAGCTTGGTACAACAAAGCTTGCTGTTATTCGCAGCAGGGCCATATTGAGCTAGCAATTCAAAGCTTGGAACAAGCTATTAATTTAAATCCCGAATTATATTCAGAAATGGCCCAAAAAGACTCCGATTTTGCAGCAATTCGGTCTGACGAGCGCTTTCAGGCATTAATAAAGTAA
- a CDS encoding tetratricopeptide repeat protein, whose protein sequence is MNQMLMSGKDESLEFNPDNYWDWYWQGKRLVDQELHEEAIASFDKALEIEPDDYWAWYKRSKALQDAGRYEEAIASFDKTLEIRPQDYWAWYNRGCLALEDLDEFEEAIASFDKVLEIRPTDYWGWFRRGDALRHLKRYSEAIACYDKALAIREDDTSAWLRRGDTLRLLGRYEEALASYDKAIDDPELGFWVWYKRGDVLRYLKRHSEAIASYDKALAIQPNDEYSWYNKACCYALLGDRDSAIESLQRAIALHPAEYKSLAKTDPDFDGIRQNKRFQALLQGAID, encoded by the coding sequence ATGAATCAGATGCTCATGAGTGGCAAAGACGAAAGCTTAGAATTCAATCCAGACAACTACTGGGACTGGTACTGGCAGGGCAAGCGGCTAGTTGACCAGGAACTTCACGAAGAAGCAATTGCTAGCTTCGATAAAGCGCTGGAAATCGAACCGGATGACTACTGGGCCTGGTACAAACGCAGCAAAGCACTGCAAGATGCAGGCCGCTACGAGGAGGCGATCGCCAGCTTCGATAAAACCCTGGAAATCAGACCGCAGGACTACTGGGCTTGGTACAACCGGGGATGCTTGGCACTAGAGGATTTGGACGAATTTGAAGAAGCGATCGCCAGCTTCGACAAAGTGCTGGAAATCAGACCAACTGACTACTGGGGTTGGTTCCGGCGCGGGGATGCGCTGCGGCATCTCAAACGCTACTCAGAAGCGATCGCTTGTTACGACAAAGCTTTAGCTATCCGAGAGGATGATACTTCGGCGTGGTTGCGGCGGGGAGATACTTTACGTCTTTTGGGACGCTATGAGGAGGCATTGGCTAGCTATGACAAAGCGATCGACGACCCGGAGTTGGGTTTCTGGGTTTGGTACAAGCGCGGCGATGTCCTGCGTTACCTCAAGCGCCACTCAGAAGCGATCGCTAGCTACGACAAAGCTTTGGCTATCCAACCAAACGACGAATACAGCTGGTACAACAAAGCTTGCTGTTATGCCTTGCTTGGCGATCGAGATTCGGCAATAGAAAGCCTGCAACGCGCGATCGCCCTCCATCCGGCGGAATACAAGTCGCTCGCAAAAACTGACCCCGACTTTGATGGGATACGCCAAAACAAGCGCTTTCAGGCTCTTTTGCAGGGTGCGATCGATTGA
- a CDS encoding adenylate/guanylate cyclase domain-containing protein, giving the protein MRGQISVNLASRIESLTKYYDVSLLISHHTYLRLPNSDIYAIRTIDRVKVKGKSETVSIFEVFDADPPEIREGKLATATVFEQALLLYNQDNYVDAEQMFRDCLFINPLDKVAQIYLERCQLQLLYKVKV; this is encoded by the coding sequence TTGCGGGGACAGATATCCGTTAATTTAGCTTCTCGCATTGAAAGCTTAACTAAATATTACGATGTTTCGTTGTTAATTTCTCACCATACTTATTTACGCCTACCAAATTCCGATATATATGCCATTCGCACAATCGATCGCGTTAAAGTAAAGGGTAAATCAGAAACAGTATCAATTTTTGAAGTATTTGATGCCGATCCGCCTGAAATCCGAGAGGGAAAGTTGGCGACTGCTACAGTTTTTGAACAAGCTTTGTTGCTTTACAATCAGGATAATTATGTTGATGCGGAACAGATGTTTCGAGATTGTCTCTTTATTAACCCACTGGATAAAGTGGCTCAAATTTACCTGGAACGCTGTCAATTACAGTTGCTTTATAAAGTTAAAGTCTAA
- a CDS encoding PAS domain-containing protein produces MQKNQPIQEHLLLEIEKLRQEVEHLRREKANLRALLEEATQHSDTIEADLHDKALSVERSSERKLAKFLDAMPMGVFVVDATGKPYYANQMAQYILGKRIAPETGIEQFPDIYQTYIAGTDIR; encoded by the coding sequence ATGCAGAAAAACCAACCAATACAAGAACACCTGCTTCTAGAAATAGAAAAATTGCGTCAGGAAGTAGAACACTTGAGAAGAGAAAAGGCTAACCTGAGAGCCTTGTTGGAGGAAGCTACGCAACATTCCGATACGATCGAGGCGGATCTGCACGATAAAGCCTTGTCGGTAGAGCGCTCTAGCGAGAGAAAATTGGCTAAATTTCTCGATGCTATGCCGATGGGGGTGTTTGTAGTTGATGCCACCGGTAAACCTTACTACGCCAATCAAATGGCGCAGTACATTCTGGGTAAAAGGATTGCGCCGGAAACTGGAATCGAGCAATTTCCAGATATTTATCAAACTTATATTGCGGGGACAGATATCCGTTAA
- a CDS encoding ABC1 kinase family protein, translating into MTITVAPKPLRWQRPKYSPLARQADVFAATGKFMFYLWSDSIFGNNSSLLRKRRAQWLVRTLLNLGPTFIKIGQAMSTRADLLPAEYVEALAQLQDSVPAFSAEEAIALIECELGKSIYTLFRDFNHIPIAAASLGQVHKARLHTGEDVVVKVQRPGLQKLFDVDVKAVRKVMRFCQRYFTWTKKYDLDAIYHEFFTILYQEIDYVQEGKNAERFRYNFMGYPGIIVPKVYWDYTTKKVLTVEYLPGIKVDDRQTIVACGLDPKKINQVGICCYLKQLLLDGFFQADPHPGNLAVNPADGSLIFYDFGMMAEIKSLAKEQMIRNFFAVLRKDTDEVLDTLIKMGLIEPVPDMTPVRRLISFLLEKFTEKPVDFQAFNEIRNELYAMFEQQPFRLPAQMTFVLKSLTTLDGIARALDPEYNLMAAAQPFVKSITVSKVRGNAIVEIARQTRDLIQYKLNQPSKTEVLIQRLEKRIEEGELQVRVRSLESDRVLKRINMGIKSLIYACLAGFTLLAGAVLLVGTYKGGAIAAFMFSALAFLFLVRSLIDLAIKEKLDKMAEK; encoded by the coding sequence ATGACGATAACTGTTGCGCCTAAGCCACTACGTTGGCAACGGCCTAAATATTCCCCGCTGGCACGTCAAGCAGACGTTTTTGCAGCGACTGGGAAATTCATGTTCTATTTGTGGTCGGATAGTATATTTGGCAACAACTCATCTTTACTTAGAAAGCGTCGGGCTCAGTGGTTAGTTCGTACTCTACTCAATTTAGGGCCAACTTTTATTAAAATTGGACAGGCTATGTCTACCCGTGCGGATTTGTTACCCGCAGAGTACGTGGAGGCTCTGGCTCAGTTACAAGATAGCGTCCCGGCCTTTAGTGCGGAAGAGGCGATCGCTCTCATAGAATGCGAGCTGGGTAAATCTATTTATACTTTATTTCGCGATTTTAATCATATTCCTATTGCTGCTGCTAGTTTGGGGCAAGTACACAAAGCACGTCTGCATACTGGGGAAGATGTCGTTGTCAAAGTGCAGCGTCCCGGATTGCAAAAGTTATTTGATGTGGATGTTAAGGCTGTCCGTAAAGTTATGCGTTTTTGTCAGCGTTATTTTACTTGGACAAAAAAATATGATTTGGATGCAATTTATCATGAATTTTTTACGATTTTATATCAAGAAATCGACTACGTACAAGAAGGAAAAAATGCGGAACGTTTTCGCTATAATTTCATGGGTTATCCCGGTATTATAGTGCCAAAAGTTTATTGGGATTACACGACAAAGAAAGTTTTGACAGTGGAATATTTGCCGGGAATTAAAGTAGACGATCGCCAAACAATAGTTGCCTGCGGACTAGACCCAAAAAAAATTAACCAAGTCGGTATTTGTTGTTATCTTAAGCAATTATTGCTGGATGGGTTTTTTCAAGCAGACCCTCATCCGGGAAATCTAGCAGTTAATCCCGCCGATGGCAGTTTAATTTTTTATGATTTTGGCATGATGGCAGAAATAAAGTCACTTGCTAAAGAGCAGATGATCAGGAATTTTTTCGCTGTTTTAAGAAAGGATACTGATGAGGTACTCGATACTTTAATTAAAATGGGTTTAATTGAGCCTGTGCCGGATATGACGCCAGTACGTCGGCTAATTTCTTTTCTTTTAGAGAAGTTTACTGAAAAACCCGTAGATTTTCAAGCTTTTAATGAAATTAGGAACGAACTGTATGCTATGTTCGAGCAGCAGCCTTTTCGTTTGCCCGCACAAATGACATTTGTTTTGAAGTCATTGACAACTTTGGATGGGATTGCGAGAGCTTTAGATCCGGAATACAATTTAATGGCTGCGGCTCAGCCTTTTGTAAAAAGTATAACTGTTTCTAAGGTGCGGGGAAATGCGATTGTAGAAATCGCAAGGCAAACAAGGGATTTGATTCAATATAAGTTGAATCAGCCCAGCAAAACAGAAGTTTTGATTCAACGCTTGGAAAAACGCATTGAGGAAGGGGAACTGCAAGTGCGGGTGCGATCTCTAGAGAGCGATCGCGTCCTCAAACGTATTAATATGGGTATAAAAAGCTTAATATATGCTTGCTTAGCGGGATTTACATTGCTAGCAGGCGCTGTACTGCTAGTTGGGACATATAAAGGTGGTGCGATCGCAGCTTTTATGTTTTCCGCATTGGCGTTTTTGTTTCTGGTACGCTCTTTAATTGATTTAGCTATTAAGGAAAAACTGGACAAAATGGCCGAAAAATAA
- a CDS encoding sensor histidine kinase encodes MKDSQDRKRLTINRKRGLAFQPPGKEGTHSPVSTSPLEVVRSSGRLNQHKQDRVATTNLERKITQIVLNKLDPEEVLPEIAATLGSAYGVEYCTIAVMASDRATIQTAYCYPNKTPAPFSQNPTFLLKYLNIAAILASSEPFAISDVGATGTAFSQNEGWEDLPSGVVLAMKTQFQGQVNGVVAIMRSKPHRWTASDKERLLAVSDSIAMAISQINLQRQIVAASGYQALLNQLTMAIRSYTDLEQILKLAIDGTARTLQVDRGAILLLKYTDPLVNKRGFQKRVSRATEATVVCEWPTFIPTEGNQNVGTLLNQSFCLSKCYLCLEAFANAPNATVIADKHSVPNDDIGVGIAPIFDFDAMPALLLVPLESQDKVLGFLVLQQRQPRRWLREELELVELVSAQMSTAILQFQTLRQTSALVEERTYQLQSILKVQAKLYEKTRQQVDQLRQLNQLKDEFIDTMSDQLRNPLASMRMAIRMLRQPGLSPDRQAKYLEILDRQCTQEINLIDDILALQQLESNKSPLHLQKIDLKQIVESLADSFEKKWGSKGLSLTLDLPKRPLMLQSDPDSVDRILQELLTNAGKYSDPDTTVHLCASHELDGQNPQIVLTLCNTGPGISPAEQDYIFDKFRRGQGVSEQVIQGTGLGLALVKCLVQHLNGTIAVCSNPLSHSQSWSTCFTLTLPQIQA; translated from the coding sequence ATGAAAGATTCGCAGGACAGAAAAAGATTAACCATCAATCGAAAGCGTGGGTTAGCTTTCCAGCCACCAGGCAAAGAAGGAACTCACTCTCCGGTATCGACAAGTCCTTTGGAAGTTGTTCGCTCTTCGGGACGGCTGAACCAACACAAGCAAGATCGGGTCGCTACTACTAATCTAGAGCGAAAAATTACTCAGATAGTTCTCAATAAGCTAGATCCGGAAGAAGTTTTACCAGAAATCGCCGCAACTTTGGGATCGGCTTATGGGGTGGAATACTGCACGATTGCAGTTATGGCAAGCGATCGGGCTACAATTCAGACTGCTTACTGTTATCCCAACAAAACACCAGCCCCATTCAGCCAAAACCCAACTTTCTTGCTGAAATATCTGAACATAGCAGCAATACTGGCAAGTTCTGAGCCGTTTGCAATCTCAGATGTGGGTGCAACTGGAACCGCCTTCTCTCAGAACGAGGGCTGGGAAGATTTACCGAGCGGGGTTGTTTTGGCAATGAAAACCCAATTTCAAGGGCAAGTTAACGGGGTAGTCGCCATCATGCGCTCAAAACCTCATCGTTGGACTGCATCAGATAAAGAACGACTGCTAGCTGTGTCAGACTCAATCGCAATGGCAATCTCACAAATAAACCTCCAGAGACAAATCGTCGCTGCATCTGGATATCAAGCACTCCTCAACCAGTTAACAATGGCTATCCGTAGCTATACGGATTTAGAGCAGATTCTCAAACTGGCTATAGATGGGACGGCACGAACTCTTCAAGTAGATCGTGGTGCCATACTGCTCCTTAAATATACAGACCCCCTCGTAAATAAAAGAGGGTTTCAAAAGCGCGTTTCCAGAGCAACGGAAGCAACAGTGGTTTGTGAATGGCCTACTTTTATCCCAACAGAAGGAAATCAAAATGTCGGGACGCTGTTGAACCAATCGTTTTGCTTATCAAAATGTTATTTGTGTTTGGAAGCTTTTGCAAATGCTCCTAACGCTACAGTTATCGCCGACAAACACAGCGTTCCCAACGACGATATCGGTGTAGGCATCGCCCCTATTTTTGACTTCGACGCTATGCCTGCCTTGTTGCTGGTACCCTTGGAAAGTCAAGATAAGGTGCTGGGTTTCTTGGTGCTACAACAACGTCAGCCCCGTCGCTGGTTAAGAGAGGAGTTGGAGCTGGTGGAGTTGGTGAGTGCCCAAATGAGTACAGCTATTCTCCAGTTCCAGACTTTGCGGCAAACATCTGCGTTAGTGGAAGAGCGCACCTATCAACTACAGTCGATTTTAAAGGTACAGGCAAAGTTGTACGAAAAAACTCGCCAACAAGTTGACCAGCTGCGGCAGTTAAATCAGCTCAAGGATGAGTTTATCGACACGATGAGCGATCAGCTGCGAAACCCTTTGGCTAGTATGAGAATGGCGATTCGGATGTTGCGTCAACCGGGACTGTCTCCAGATCGTCAAGCAAAATATCTGGAAATATTAGATCGCCAGTGTACTCAGGAAATTAATCTGATTGACGACATCTTGGCTTTGCAACAGCTGGAGTCTAACAAATCTCCCCTGCACCTGCAAAAAATAGACCTCAAGCAAATCGTTGAGAGTTTGGCAGATTCGTTTGAGAAAAAATGGGGATCGAAGGGGTTAAGCCTGACGCTGGATTTACCCAAACGCCCGTTGATGCTGCAAAGCGACCCGGATAGTGTCGATCGCATTCTCCAAGAACTCTTGACTAATGCAGGTAAATACTCCGATCCGGATACAACTGTTCACTTGTGTGCCAGTCACGAACTCGATGGCCAAAATCCACAAATTGTGTTAACCCTTTGCAATACTGGCCCTGGTATTTCCCCAGCAGAACAGGATTATATTTTTGATAAATTCCGCCGAGGTCAGGGTGTGAGCGAACAAGTAATTCAAGGCACCGGTCTGGGTCTGGCGTTAGTAAAGTGCTTAGTGCAGCACTTAAATGGTACAATTGCGGTTTGCAGTAACCCACTTAGCCACAGTCAGTCTTGGTCAACTTGCTTTACCCTGACCTTACCCCAAATTCAAGCTTAG
- the pgl gene encoding 6-phosphogluconolactonase gives MGTNVEVLPSQTALLERSLLLVADKINTATALRGQCTIALSGGSTPKSLYEAIAKQSLPWEKVHVFWGDERYVPPEHPDSNQGMARRAWLDKVDIPAANIHPMPTDAADPAADAQKYELEVREFFGSAPGEFPVFDIVLLGMGDDGHTASLFPHTDVLQARDRAIGVGNKDGQPRLTFTAPLINQARCVIFIVAGANKQSALAQVFAPQGDDMAYPSRLIEPVGELWWLLDESAGGNLGLATSQSRSNY, from the coding sequence ATGGGCACAAACGTGGAAGTGCTACCCTCTCAGACAGCCTTGCTAGAGCGATCGCTCCTACTGGTGGCAGACAAAATTAATACAGCAACAGCCTTGCGCGGCCAGTGTACGATCGCTCTTTCGGGCGGCAGCACACCTAAATCTCTGTATGAAGCAATAGCGAAGCAAAGCTTGCCTTGGGAGAAAGTACACGTATTTTGGGGTGATGAACGTTACGTGCCGCCAGAGCATCCCGACAGCAATCAAGGCATGGCTCGTCGAGCTTGGTTGGATAAAGTAGATATACCAGCTGCCAACATCCATCCTATGCCTACCGATGCCGCTGACCCAGCAGCAGACGCCCAAAAGTACGAACTGGAGGTGCGAGAGTTTTTTGGCAGTGCCCCAGGAGAATTTCCGGTATTTGATATCGTTTTATTGGGAATGGGGGATGATGGACATACCGCTTCCTTGTTTCCACACACAGATGTGCTGCAAGCTCGCGACCGTGCGATCGGAGTTGGGAATAAGGACGGTCAACCGCGCCTTACCTTCACAGCACCCCTGATTAACCAAGCCCGCTGTGTAATATTCATAGTGGCAGGTGCCAACAAACAATCTGCCTTAGCGCAGGTTTTTGCCCCTCAAGGCGACGATATGGCCTACCCATCCCGGCTGATCGAGCCAGTCGGAGAACTTTGGTGGCTACTAGATGAGTCTGCTGGTGGAAATTTGGGTCTGGCAACCTCACAGTCGCGATCGAATTATTAA
- a CDS encoding FHA domain-containing protein encodes MIVCPNCNHQNPDGAVQCEACYTPLPATTNCPNCGATVQTDASFCGQCGFNLQATNSVKGEEQTAAPGTVAAAPTQQVSVPDLIEPDPLIEPLPLQMSSPAPVPQNPGIEATAGETPPAPPPAVGSEQAQAASPAKSAPYPTSQTRLQQQTAKLLHLQTKTDIELPQNLPIVHIGKPNDQIPPDIDVSGFPNSEVVSRIHADIRIEGDAYYIEDVGSSNGTYINHTPLPRGNRHRLRSGDRIALGKGDLVTFLFQIS; translated from the coding sequence ATGATTGTTTGCCCAAACTGCAATCACCAAAATCCAGACGGAGCGGTTCAGTGCGAAGCTTGTTACACACCGTTACCGGCCACAACCAATTGTCCTAACTGCGGTGCGACGGTGCAGACAGACGCCAGCTTCTGCGGTCAATGCGGCTTTAACTTGCAGGCAACTAATTCTGTCAAAGGAGAAGAACAGACAGCCGCCCCAGGTACGGTCGCGGCTGCGCCGACACAACAAGTGTCGGTACCGGATTTAATCGAACCAGATCCTTTAATAGAACCGTTACCTTTACAAATGAGTTCGCCAGCACCTGTTCCACAAAATCCCGGCATCGAAGCAACCGCTGGAGAAACTCCACCCGCGCCACCGCCAGCGGTCGGTAGCGAACAAGCTCAGGCTGCAAGTCCAGCCAAATCAGCACCATACCCCACTTCCCAAACTCGATTGCAGCAGCAAACAGCAAAGCTTCTGCACCTCCAAACTAAAACGGACATCGAGCTGCCCCAAAATTTACCTATAGTTCATATAGGTAAGCCCAACGATCAAATTCCCCCGGATATAGACGTTTCGGGTTTTCCAAATTCCGAGGTCGTTTCTCGCATTCACGCGGATATCCGGATCGAGGGAGATGCCTATTATATTGAAGATGTCGGGAGTTCTAACGGCACTTATATTAATCACACGCCCCTGCCGAGAGGCAACCGACACCGATTGCGATCGGGCGATCGCATCGCTCTCGGAAAAGGAGACCTGGTGACGTTTCTGTTTCAGATCTCCTAA
- a CDS encoding FHA domain-containing protein gives MITLNLLHPLQSIPIQSWTFDEESVIRIGRATDNDVILYSAVVSRHHVELRRHGCNWEVVNLGANGTYLEGKRINEAAIRDGALIRLARSGPQIQVLLGTSNTKEGQKEGQKKIPAKQSPNEPKPDKSRDTLIHPRSEEREDATQLDA, from the coding sequence GTGATTACTTTAAACCTGCTGCATCCACTTCAGTCAATCCCGATTCAAAGTTGGACTTTTGATGAGGAATCGGTGATTCGGATTGGGAGAGCTACTGATAACGATGTCATCCTTTACAGTGCCGTAGTTTCACGGCATCATGTAGAGCTGCGACGTCACGGTTGTAACTGGGAAGTTGTGAATTTAGGTGCAAACGGTACCTACCTGGAAGGCAAACGCATTAACGAAGCTGCCATCAGAGATGGAGCCCTGATTCGTTTAGCTCGGTCTGGACCTCAAATTCAAGTATTACTGGGAACATCTAACACTAAAGAGGGGCAAAAAGAGGGACAAAAAAAGATTCCCGCGAAACAATCTCCTAATGAACCCAAACCTGACAAATCCAGAGACACTTTAATTCATCCCAGGTCGGAAGAGCGGGAGGACGCCACCCAACTTGACGCTTAA